From a region of the Pseudanabaena sp. PCC 7367 genome:
- a CDS encoding Eco57I restriction-modification methylase domain-containing protein has protein sequence MPLVGIANENEFYSAHYLDAILHEDLKNVTKKWKAKAAQDSEIKSPAQHLASLRQPYFRLQDRLSRITANEEKLVLQQELLKQVLGILGYDWQPELRALDDETLIPIAAEVTRNNGLPQLWVIEGFNTSMEPVDVLSLNLDLIQFPDSDDKPSPDSEILGSTLEDLLDPIFAQDNPPRWVILISIDQIVLVDRHKWSASRLLRFDLQELLDERDTSSLLAAATLLHREHTCPAEGSTLLDELDENSHRHAYSVSEDLKFALREAIELLGNEVIYYRKTVRKERVFSTEYQKAEGESEIDPNQLKIECLRWVYRLLFVFYIEARPELGYIPMGSDVYREGYSLESLRDLEQVELITEADNNSYFIDRSIRRLFKLLWEGYPAQKSVQRNLLSDSSEIDSSLIANTFRLPALKSHLFDPARTTMLERVKFRNVVMRKVLELMSLSRESKKQRRGRISYAQLGVNQLGEVYEGLLSLSAFLAEEDLYEVKPAKDPEERSDLEVGYFVPKERLEEFKSNEFVKDLETGKKPRMHPKGKFLFRLAGRDRQKSASYYTPQSLTECLVKYALKELLKDKTADEILSLKVCEPAMGSAAFLNEVIDQLAEAYLERKQNELNDRIPHEQITIEKQKVKMLLADRNVFGIDKNPIAMELAEVSLWLNCIYRDRIPVEQFDDRGNPYTVYRDGDVFVPWFGLQLHCGNSLIGARRQVYGHNHVTKLKRGAKLWHTFDPERVPLDQDIPANGIFHFLLGDPGMADYTDKVIKEMEPEAIDKIKEWQKDFCKTELTPEQADYAVRLSQRIHQLWVNYAQELARIRSRTTDPLLVWGQTESIGLTDASPLEMKDKIYQQEKLSAGVTNAGAYRRLKLVMDYWCALWFWPITEADSLPSRSAFLQEIGAILGETEMLAPSTGQMQMFPETQDEDLGKQFLQDWGYVDLNKLMLLTPRLQIVEQLADRHRFFHWELEFADIFKECGGFDLMVGNPPWIKVEWKEGDILGDYNPIVELRKLSASKLAKTREDLFATYPGLWAGYLNEFEEADGTQNFLNAFQNYHLLEGQKANLFKCFLPQAWTFTRPAGVSGFLHPEGVYDDPKGGLFRKTLYQYLKAHFQFDNEHKLFADVHNTTKFSINIYQKPSEQTSSLVRFVHIANLYNPKTVFESVELSGSSKVPGIKNELGKWETTGHPSRIISIDLNTLDLFAKLYDSEGTPAAEAQLPALHAQNLVGVIRKFSLQQKQLNNLKDQCLALQMWNETNSQKDGTIRRDTQFPEDTTNLIFSGPHFYVGMPFSKTPRSICNTNKAYDVIDLTAIPDSYLPRTNYIPDCDPTEYKRRTPRVPWGDQLPVTDFYRLVCRRQLSQSGERTLIPAIAPKESAHIHPVISTTFQEQNAMVAFCAFCSSVVYDFYIKTTGKGDLYESTLRLLPLPAASKEIILRTIALNCLTNHYTELWVECFDSTFNKDGWSKPDDPRLDQNFFANLSPTWQRDVALRTDYARRQALVEIDVLAAMAIGLTLDELITIYRVQFPVMQQYERETFYDKNGRIIFTTSRGLTGVGLPRKGNSKKEIIGWEDVYDAETEQAKVEHLEIEIEDDTLPPDVPLRENERWGEDGKRLRTIAYEAPFDKCDRVTDYRIAWAHFDRLGTN, from the coding sequence ATGCCGCTAGTTGGAATCGCCAATGAAAATGAGTTTTACTCTGCTCATTATCTTGATGCCATCCTACATGAGGATCTCAAAAATGTAACAAAAAAATGGAAGGCTAAAGCAGCTCAAGATAGTGAGATAAAATCCCCAGCTCAGCATCTGGCAAGTCTGCGCCAACCATATTTTCGGTTACAAGATCGCCTATCTCGTATCACTGCAAATGAGGAGAAACTAGTTCTACAACAAGAGCTATTGAAACAAGTTTTGGGCATACTTGGTTATGACTGGCAACCTGAACTCAGAGCTTTAGATGATGAAACATTAATACCGATCGCTGCTGAGGTTACTCGAAACAATGGTTTGCCTCAACTATGGGTGATCGAGGGGTTTAATACTTCGATGGAGCCAGTAGATGTATTGTCTCTCAATCTGGACTTGATTCAGTTTCCTGATAGTGATGATAAGCCAAGCCCTGATTCAGAAATTTTAGGTTCTACACTTGAAGACCTGCTTGATCCGATTTTTGCTCAAGATAATCCACCACGTTGGGTGATTTTGATTAGCATTGATCAGATTGTGCTGGTCGATCGCCATAAGTGGTCTGCTTCAAGGCTATTGCGATTCGATCTACAAGAATTACTGGATGAACGCGACACCAGTTCATTGCTGGCAGCAGCAACCCTGCTACACCGTGAGCATACTTGCCCCGCTGAGGGTAGCACCTTACTCGATGAGTTGGATGAAAATAGCCATCGTCATGCTTACAGCGTTTCAGAGGATCTAAAATTTGCTCTGCGTGAGGCGATCGAATTACTTGGGAATGAAGTAATTTACTATCGCAAAACGGTACGTAAGGAACGGGTTTTTTCTACAGAGTACCAAAAAGCTGAAGGTGAGTCAGAGATTGACCCCAACCAGCTCAAGATTGAGTGTTTGCGCTGGGTGTATCGCCTATTATTTGTCTTTTATATCGAAGCACGTCCAGAACTGGGCTATATCCCGATGGGATCAGATGTGTATCGGGAAGGTTATAGTCTGGAGTCGCTGCGGGATCTAGAGCAAGTAGAACTAATAACTGAGGCTGATAATAACAGCTATTTTATCGATCGCTCCATTCGTAGATTATTTAAGTTGCTATGGGAAGGCTATCCTGCTCAAAAGTCTGTGCAGCGGAATTTGCTATCTGACTCGTCAGAGATAGACTCTAGCTTGATCGCCAATACATTTCGATTGCCCGCTCTTAAGAGTCACTTATTTGATCCAGCACGAACAACTATGTTGGAGCGGGTAAAGTTTCGCAATGTGGTAATGCGAAAAGTATTGGAGCTAATGTCCTTATCTCGAGAGAGTAAGAAGCAGCGCCGGGGCAGGATCAGCTATGCCCAACTGGGAGTTAATCAGCTTGGTGAGGTATATGAAGGTTTACTGAGTCTTTCTGCATTTCTAGCGGAGGAAGATTTATATGAGGTTAAACCAGCAAAAGATCCTGAAGAACGTAGCGATCTTGAAGTGGGTTATTTTGTACCAAAGGAGCGATTAGAAGAATTTAAATCCAATGAGTTTGTTAAAGATCTAGAGACAGGCAAAAAGCCCAGGATGCATCCTAAGGGCAAATTTTTGTTTCGCCTGGCAGGACGAGATCGCCAAAAAAGTGCTAGCTACTATACGCCACAATCATTGACTGAGTGTCTGGTTAAGTATGCACTCAAGGAGTTACTAAAAGATAAAACTGCTGATGAAATCCTATCGCTGAAGGTGTGTGAACCTGCGATGGGCAGTGCAGCTTTTTTAAATGAGGTAATCGATCAATTAGCTGAGGCTTATCTGGAACGTAAGCAGAATGAACTAAACGATCGCATCCCCCATGAGCAAATCACGATCGAGAAGCAGAAAGTCAAAATGCTGCTGGCGGATCGTAATGTGTTTGGCATTGACAAAAACCCGATCGCAATGGAGCTGGCAGAAGTCTCACTATGGTTGAATTGCATTTACCGCGATCGCATCCCAGTTGAGCAATTCGACGATCGCGGCAATCCCTATACGGTTTATCGAGATGGGGATGTGTTTGTCCCCTGGTTTGGATTGCAGTTACATTGTGGCAATTCGTTGATCGGTGCCCGAAGGCAGGTGTATGGGCACAATCATGTGACTAAATTGAAGCGTGGCGCAAAGCTATGGCATACTTTCGACCCAGAACGTGTACCCCTTGATCAGGACATCCCTGCTAATGGGATCTTTCATTTCCTGCTGGGTGATCCGGGGATGGCTGATTACACCGATAAGGTGATTAAGGAGATGGAGCCGGAGGCGATCGACAAAATTAAAGAGTGGCAGAAGGATTTTTGTAAAACGGAACTAACTCCTGAGCAGGCAGATTATGCGGTGCGTCTGAGTCAACGTATCCATCAATTGTGGGTTAACTATGCACAGGAGTTGGCGAGAATTCGATCGCGCACAACTGACCCGCTTTTGGTTTGGGGACAGACTGAGTCTATTGGTCTGACAGATGCTTCACCACTGGAGATGAAGGACAAAATTTATCAGCAGGAAAAGTTGTCGGCAGGAGTGACAAATGCTGGAGCATATCGGCGGTTGAAGCTGGTGATGGATTACTGGTGTGCGTTGTGGTTCTGGCCAATTACGGAAGCAGACAGCTTACCGAGTCGATCGGCTTTTTTGCAGGAGATAGGTGCGATCCTGGGCGAGACAGAGATGCTGGCACCATCAACTGGGCAAATGCAAATGTTCCCGGAAACCCAGGATGAGGATTTGGGCAAACAGTTCTTACAGGATTGGGGTTATGTCGATCTCAACAAATTAATGCTGCTTACACCAAGATTGCAGATTGTGGAGCAGTTGGCAGATCGCCATCGCTTTTTCCACTGGGAACTGGAGTTTGCTGATATTTTCAAGGAGTGTGGTGGGTTTGATTTGATGGTGGGGAATCCACCCTGGATTAAGGTGGAGTGGAAAGAGGGCGATATTCTAGGTGACTATAACCCAATTGTTGAGTTGCGCAAGCTGTCGGCAAGTAAGTTAGCCAAGACCCGTGAGGATCTGTTTGCAACCTATCCTGGGCTATGGGCTGGCTATTTGAATGAGTTTGAAGAGGCTGATGGTACGCAAAATTTTCTTAATGCTTTTCAGAATTATCACTTGTTAGAGGGACAAAAAGCCAATCTCTTTAAGTGTTTCCTGCCTCAAGCCTGGACTTTTACTAGACCAGCGGGGGTGTCTGGTTTTTTGCATCCTGAGGGGGTTTATGATGATCCAAAGGGAGGGTTATTCCGAAAAACACTTTATCAGTACTTAAAAGCACATTTTCAGTTTGATAATGAACACAAGCTATTTGCTGATGTACATAACACTACAAAGTTTAGTATCAATATTTATCAAAAGCCGTCAGAACAGACTTCTAGTTTAGTTCGTTTTGTACATATTGCTAACCTTTATAACCCTAAAACCGTTTTTGAATCAGTTGAGTTGTCAGGCAGTTCTAAAGTACCGGGAATTAAGAACGAGCTTGGCAAATGGGAAACAACAGGTCATCCATCTCGTATCATCAGCATTGACTTAAATACCTTAGATCTATTTGCAAAACTCTACGATAGCGAAGGTACACCTGCTGCTGAAGCACAATTGCCCGCTCTACACGCCCAAAATCTAGTCGGTGTAATCCGAAAATTTAGCCTTCAACAGAAACAACTTAACAATTTGAAAGATCAGTGCCTTGCCCTTCAAATGTGGAATGAGACAAACAGCCAGAAAGATGGCACTATAAGACGTGATACTCAATTCCCAGAAGATACAACAAATTTAATTTTCTCTGGCCCACACTTTTATGTTGGAATGCCATTCAGCAAAACACCAAGGTCTATTTGCAATACGAATAAAGCTTACGACGTAATCGATCTCACTGCAATACCAGACAGCTATCTGCCCCGCACTAACTACATCCCCGATTGCGATCCCACAGAATACAAACGCCGCACACCCAGAGTCCCCTGGGGCGATCAACTACCTGTCACTGACTTTTATCGATTGGTTTGTCGAAGACAGCTAAGTCAATCAGGTGAAAGAACTTTAATTCCTGCTATTGCTCCAAAAGAATCGGCTCACATTCATCCTGTTATTTCCACAACCTTCCAAGAACAGAATGCTATGGTAGCTTTTTGCGCCTTTTGCAGCTCAGTTGTTTACGATTTCTATATCAAAACAACTGGGAAAGGTGATCTTTATGAGTCAACTTTAAGATTATTACCACTGCCTGCAGCTAGTAAAGAAATTATACTTCGTACCATAGCGCTTAACTGCCTTACCAACCATTACACCGAGCTCTGGGTAGAATGTTTTGATTCAACCTTTAATAAAGATGGATGGAGCAAGCCCGATGATCCTCGTCTTGATCAGAATTTCTTTGCCAACTTAAGCCCCACCTGGCAGCGAGATGTGGCATTGAGAACAGATTATGCTCGTCGTCAGGCACTGGTAGAGATCGATGTGTTGGCAGCTATGGCGATCGGGCTTACTCTCGATGAACTGATTACGATCTATCGGGTGCAGTTCCCAGTGATGCAGCAATACGAGCGCGAAACCTTTTACGATAAAAACGGCAGGATTATATTTACCACTAGCAGAGGACTGACTGGGGTGGGGCTACCCCGCAAAGGCAACTCCAAGAAGGAAATTATCGGCTGGGAAGATGTTTATGATGCTGAAACCGAGCAAGCAAAGGTAGAACACCTGGAAATTGAGATCGAAGACGATACCCTGCCTCCTGATGTACCACTACGAGAAAATGAACGCTGGGGTGAGGATGGCAAGCGCCTGCGCACAATTGCTTATGAAGCTCCATTCGATAAGTGCGATCGCGTCACCGACTATCGGATCGCCTGGGCACACTTCGATCGCCTGGGCACAAATTAA
- a CDS encoding DEAD/DEAH box helicase, with the protein MQAGTIAPGARILCRDAEWLVRSTTIASDGSFIIDAIGVSEFIKGKTARFVEELESDLQVLLPEETKLVNDNSSGYKHSLLFIEAHLKQTAPDDGRIYQGQRAAMDILDYQLWPSYKALSMPRQRILIADAVGLGKTLECGILVSELIRRGLGRRILVVTTKSMMVQFQKEFWSRFTIPLVKLDSTTIQRVRTNIPGNHNPFHYYDRSIISVDTLKQDREYRSYLEKAYWDIIIIDEAHNVAKRGRGQSASQRAKLANRLSTRSDTLILLSATPHDGRPESFASLMNMLDPTAIANESDYTQDDIRDLYVRRFKKDVLQDLKQHIPERNVSSIEAMASSYEERAFEQLNDLNFERIDSHRQAGQLFKTTLLKAMLSSPAACLETVGNRLRRLGKDKDVSPADLHDIHLLNALKLVLEQIDATSFTKYQLLLKLIKTDFGWNGKDPKDRLVIFTGRLETLKFLQAQLAKDLKLKPEAVISLDGGMSDTDQNQIVESFGQEKEQVRILIATEVASEGLNLHYLCHKLIHFDIPWSLMTLQQRNGRIDRYGQTRQPEIRYMLTRSKLERMDEVERIIKVLLEKDEQAIKNIGDPSVFMGVFDSDSEETYTANIIESGNSAEDFSRTLDSNVAHAAEEIDIFALFANPDLVEDANSSNGKINPKAELGMMPTLFASNFEYATTALQTLEQIPSNLNINEAEPFIECQLPVELEQRYQRLPKEILPGNKSLLHLTENPHAVMQAMEKARREESSWPAQQYLWELHPFLEWLTDRCLFRFGRHQAPVLKLPDLSVNESVFILFGNFPNRRGTSILSRWISSVFSGGEFMRIEPFDDTVERTQLGKKQVPNPGQISINHLLPLRNEAIAKARAYLNDEQKLFNANLSTKLKEQKERLDKLQQSHMDKIEQSFDRNSQLSRIQQQRRIGELGRIDKIFKDYRDWVELSMTTETEPFIKLVAVLIGDN; encoded by the coding sequence TTGCAGGCAGGCACAATTGCACCAGGAGCAAGAATATTATGCCGTGATGCTGAGTGGTTGGTGAGGTCTACTACTATAGCTTCGGATGGTAGTTTTATTATTGATGCTATTGGCGTTTCTGAGTTTATCAAGGGAAAAACTGCTCGCTTTGTTGAGGAATTAGAAAGTGATCTTCAAGTGTTGCTTCCTGAAGAGACTAAGCTTGTTAATGATAATTCTTCGGGGTATAAACATAGCCTGCTATTTATAGAGGCTCACTTAAAGCAAACTGCACCTGATGATGGTCGTATTTATCAAGGTCAGCGAGCGGCAATGGATATTTTAGATTATCAACTATGGCCGTCCTATAAAGCTTTATCAATGCCACGGCAACGTATCCTTATTGCTGATGCTGTAGGTCTAGGCAAAACACTTGAATGTGGAATCCTGGTATCTGAGCTAATAAGGAGAGGACTGGGCCGAAGAATATTAGTAGTTACTACTAAATCGATGATGGTACAGTTTCAGAAGGAGTTTTGGAGTAGGTTTACAATTCCTCTTGTTAAACTTGACTCTACGACAATCCAACGCGTACGTACTAATATCCCAGGTAATCACAATCCATTTCACTATTATGATCGCAGTATCATTTCGGTCGATACACTCAAACAAGACCGTGAGTATCGTAGTTATCTGGAGAAAGCTTATTGGGATATCATAATTATTGATGAAGCTCATAATGTCGCTAAAAGGGGACGGGGGCAATCAGCTTCTCAGCGTGCAAAACTGGCAAATCGTCTCTCAACGCGCTCAGACACATTAATATTGCTATCTGCGACACCTCATGATGGCAGGCCTGAGAGTTTTGCAAGTCTCATGAATATGCTTGATCCGACAGCAATCGCTAATGAATCTGACTATACTCAAGATGATATTCGTGATTTGTATGTGCGACGCTTCAAGAAGGACGTTCTACAGGATCTAAAACAGCACATACCTGAACGAAATGTATCTTCTATCGAAGCGATGGCTTCTTCCTACGAAGAAAGAGCCTTTGAGCAGCTTAATGATTTGAATTTTGAACGTATTGATAGTCATCGGCAAGCAGGGCAGCTATTTAAAACCACACTGCTCAAGGCAATGCTATCTAGCCCAGCAGCATGTCTGGAAACAGTTGGTAATCGGCTAAGACGGCTCGGCAAAGATAAAGATGTTAGTCCTGCGGATCTCCATGATATACACCTGCTAAATGCTCTGAAACTAGTTTTAGAACAGATAGATGCCACATCATTTACAAAATATCAGTTACTGCTCAAACTAATTAAAACTGACTTCGGTTGGAACGGCAAAGATCCTAAAGATCGGTTGGTAATTTTCACCGGGCGACTGGAAACATTAAAGTTTTTACAAGCTCAGCTAGCAAAAGATTTAAAGCTAAAACCTGAAGCAGTAATCTCTCTGGATGGTGGAATGTCTGACACGGATCAGAACCAGATTGTAGAATCTTTCGGCCAGGAAAAGGAGCAAGTACGTATATTAATTGCGACTGAGGTAGCCTCAGAGGGTTTGAACTTACACTATCTCTGCCATAAATTGATTCATTTTGATATTCCCTGGTCATTAATGACATTACAACAACGTAATGGAAGAATTGATCGCTACGGCCAAACTCGACAACCAGAAATCCGTTATATGCTTACCCGCTCTAAATTAGAGCGTATGGATGAGGTAGAACGGATTATCAAGGTATTACTTGAGAAGGATGAGCAGGCTATTAAAAATATTGGTGACCCATCAGTTTTCATGGGAGTGTTTGATTCAGACTCAGAAGAAACATATACAGCTAATATTATCGAGTCTGGTAACTCAGCAGAAGATTTTTCCAGGACACTAGATAGCAATGTTGCTCATGCTGCAGAGGAAATTGATATATTTGCTCTTTTTGCTAATCCTGATTTGGTAGAAGATGCAAATAGCAGTAATGGCAAAATCAATCCAAAAGCTGAGCTTGGCATGATGCCAACTCTTTTTGCAAGCAACTTTGAATATGCAACCACTGCTCTGCAGACACTTGAACAGATACCATCAAACCTTAATATTAATGAAGCAGAGCCATTTATTGAGTGTCAGCTACCTGTAGAGCTTGAGCAACGCTATCAAAGATTGCCAAAGGAAATTTTACCGGGAAACAAATCATTATTGCATTTAACGGAAAATCCACATGCTGTAATGCAGGCCATGGAGAAGGCAAGGCGTGAAGAGTCTAGTTGGCCAGCACAACAATACTTATGGGAACTTCATCCCTTTCTTGAGTGGCTAACAGATCGATGTCTTTTCAGGTTCGGCAGACATCAAGCACCGGTGCTCAAGTTACCAGATTTGTCAGTTAATGAATCGGTATTTATATTGTTTGGTAATTTCCCAAACCGACGCGGTACATCAATACTTTCCCGGTGGATTTCTTCTGTCTTCTCTGGAGGCGAGTTCATGAGAATTGAGCCTTTTGATGATACGGTTGAGCGGACTCAGCTAGGCAAGAAGCAAGTACCTAACCCAGGACAAATATCCATTAATCACTTGCTTCCGTTGAGGAATGAGGCAATCGCAAAAGCACGGGCTTACCTGAATGATGAGCAAAAATTATTTAATGCAAACTTATCCACTAAATTAAAGGAGCAAAAGGAGCGATTGGATAAGTTACAGCAATCGCATATGGACAAGATAGAGCAAAGCTTTGATCGTAATTCTCAACTGAGTCGGATTCAGCAGCAACGTCGCATAGGGGAGCTAGGTAGGATTGATAAAATTTTCAAGGATTATCGAGATTGGGTGGAGTTATCCATGACCACTGAAACTGAACCATTTATCAAGCTAGTTGCTGTACTAATAGGAGATAACTAA
- a CDS encoding recombinase family protein, giving the protein MLIGYMRVSKADGSQLLDLQRDALLEAGIDSDRIYDDSASGRNDDRPGLTSCLKALREGDTLVVWKLDRLGRNLKHLVKLVEDFAKEGIGLRVLNGSGASIDTTRPEGKLAFTIFAALAEFERDLIIERTNAGLKAARARGRKGGRPRKMTASKIRMAMAAMADKNTRPKDIADELGITTTTLYEYVNGDGSPKSSAVIILDEK; this is encoded by the coding sequence ATGCTGATCGGTTACATGCGGGTTTCAAAAGCGGATGGTTCGCAACTGCTCGATCTGCAAAGAGATGCTTTGCTAGAAGCTGGTATTGATTCCGATCGCATTTATGATGATAGCGCAAGTGGTAGAAATGATGATCGACCAGGTTTAACTTCTTGCCTGAAGGCTTTACGGGAAGGCGATACGCTTGTTGTTTGGAAGTTGGATCGACTGGGGCGCAATTTGAAACACCTGGTTAAACTGGTTGAGGATTTTGCAAAAGAAGGAATTGGTTTAAGGGTGCTGAATGGTTCTGGTGCATCGATCGATACGACGCGGCCGGAAGGAAAGTTGGCATTTACTATATTTGCTGCTCTGGCTGAGTTTGAGAGGGATTTGATCATAGAGCGAACTAATGCAGGTTTGAAAGCAGCGAGAGCCAGGGGGAGGAAAGGTGGTAGACCGCGCAAGATGACTGCTTCGAAGATAAGAATGGCGATGGCAGCAATGGCTGATAAGAATACTAGGCCGAAGGATATTGCTGATGAGTTGGGAATCACCACCACGACCCTCTACGAATATGTGAATGGGGATGGATCTCCCAAATCCAGTGCTGTTATAATTTTGGACGAGAAATAG
- a CDS encoding WG repeat-containing protein: MKRLTKLLLLVCVFAIFPIGYGVFMVLAKSQKQPKIITKKSQKSDYEIDGSRVMQNEEKNELFLVRGGNGNGFINNLGELVIVCDDRYLCDRPFSEGLAAVKLNSGKIGYLNKTGQLEIETEFDYPDEFESDFFLDFSNGLALISQKVRLPGGNTFEEIGFIDRTGQLVIDSTYYGMYPFSEGLAIVYINDPPEDLVGFIDTQGNVAIDIQFGFANDFSEGIAAVQVARGRHYRWGFIDKSGNFVVEPQYIDVGNFSEGLAPVRIKREGYDYANRSVFGFINKDGEMVISPQFVWAKSFSDGLAAVAVGNKFEHKWVYIDKSGDVVIEPSYDNFDIESIDSFSEGLASIAVNNSAGGINSSIGFIDKEGNWVIEPKFSYVEGFKGGLARVDMEGYYSDNQYDNFSGFISRDGEVMWKF, translated from the coding sequence ATGAAAAGACTCACAAAGTTATTATTACTGGTATGCGTTTTTGCTATATTTCCTATAGGCTATGGTGTTTTTATGGTCCTTGCTAAGTCGCAAAAGCAGCCTAAAATAATTACCAAGAAAAGCCAAAAAAGCGACTACGAAATAGATGGAAGTAGAGTCATGCAGAATGAGGAGAAAAACGAATTATTTCTAGTTAGAGGAGGAAATGGTAATGGTTTTATTAATAATTTGGGAGAACTTGTAATTGTCTGTGATGATAGGTACTTATGCGACCGCCCATTTTCTGAAGGTCTTGCAGCAGTAAAATTAAATAGCGGAAAAATTGGTTATCTTAATAAAACTGGACAATTAGAAATCGAAACAGAATTTGATTACCCAGATGAATTTGAAAGTGATTTTTTCCTGGACTTCTCTAATGGGCTGGCACTCATATCACAAAAAGTTAGGCTACCGGGAGGCAACACATTTGAGGAAATTGGTTTTATTGATAGAACCGGGCAATTAGTAATTGATTCAACTTACTATGGCATGTATCCTTTCTCTGAAGGCCTTGCCATAGTATATATCAATGATCCTCCAGAAGATTTAGTTGGTTTTATTGATACTCAGGGAAACGTTGCTATTGATATTCAATTTGGTTTTGCTAATGATTTCTCAGAAGGCATAGCTGCGGTACAGGTAGCTAGAGGAAGACACTATAGGTGGGGATTTATTGATAAATCAGGCAATTTTGTAGTTGAGCCCCAGTATATTGATGTTGGCAATTTTTCTGAAGGTTTAGCACCTGTTCGAATCAAAAGAGAGGGATATGATTACGCCAATCGTAGTGTTTTTGGTTTTATCAATAAAGATGGAGAAATGGTTATTTCGCCTCAATTTGTCTGGGCTAAAAGTTTCTCTGATGGACTTGCAGCAGTTGCAGTTGGTAATAAGTTCGAGCATAAGTGGGTTTATATAGATAAATCTGGAGATGTCGTAATAGAACCCAGCTATGATAATTTTGATATTGAATCCATAGACTCTTTTTCAGAAGGGCTAGCCTCTATAGCAGTTAATAATTCTGCAGGGGGTATCAATAGTTCAATTGGTTTTATTGATAAAGAAGGTAACTGGGTAATCGAGCCAAAATTTAGCTATGTGGAAGGGTTTAAAGGGGGACTAGCAAGAGTAGATATGGAAGGGTATTACTCTGATAACCAATATGATAATTTTTCTGGATTCATCAGCAGAGATGGTGAAGTTATGTGGAAATTCTGA